One window of Panulirus ornatus isolate Po-2019 chromosome 13, ASM3632096v1, whole genome shotgun sequence genomic DNA carries:
- the LOC139752685 gene encoding acid sphingomyelinase-like phosphodiesterase 3b: MMVTQLEVVLLAVLASCPHQAHGRIGTFWHVSDFHLDPNYTVTGVTDNMCWDMERVKRQSRGEARAPGEFGDYECDAPLALVKSAVAAMANFQPNPDFILWTGDDTAHVDDKFFSSQTVVQIIARLTDELHRVFPNTIVFPVLGNHDYFPKNQIPPGESEIQTQVAGLWSRWFSRSALDSFKAGGRYWEDVEGSNVTVVAVNTLIWYKNNLNTALLPDDDPLAKDPDGQFQWLDDILRQLAARKRKVYVIGHIPPGTFERYQQTREGFHWYQPRYNTRFMEVVRQHASVIEAQFFAHHHTDSFRLFFNDAKSQEARSPVSYQLLVPGVTPWRSTLSKETGANNPGIRLVSYDTITGEVTEVSTYYLDLEAANRLGRAEWKLEYNFTFVYNLKAINPTTLYNLAKKLKNDHFLFDRYYTANTVSLEDPSVCKAKCRRLHWCAITEVNYTRFYECNSAMRLSCHWAFCSILAILLALVAR, from the exons ATGATGGtgacccagctggaggtggtGCTTCTGGCCGTGCTGGCGAGCTGCCCTCACCAGGCGCACGGGAGGATTG GTACCTTCTGGCACGTGTCTGATTTCCATCTAGACCCTAATTACACCGTCACGGGCGTCACAGACAACATGTGCTGGGACATGGAAAG AGTGAAACGACAGAGCAGGGGTGAGGCCAGGGCCCCCGGAGAGTTCGGAGACTATGAATGTGACGCGCCCTTGGCCCTAGTGAAGTCAGCTGTGGCTGCCATGGCCAACTTCCAACCGAATCCTGACTTCATCTTGTGGACAGG GGACGACACTGCTCATGTGGACGACAAGTTCTTCAGCAGCCAGACTGTGGTGCAGATCATCGCCCGCCTTACTGATGAGCTGCACCGGGTGTTCCCAAACACCATCGTCTTTCCTGTCCTGGGAAACCATGACTACTTCCCCAAGAACCAG ATCCCGCCGGGCGAGAGTGAAATACAGACCCAAGTTGCCGGACTGTGGAGCAGGTGGTTCAGCAGGAGCGCCCTCGACTCCTTCAAGGCCG GTGGCAGGTACTGGGAGGACGTGGAGGGAAGTAACGTGACGGTGGTGGCAGTGAACACACTCATCTGGTACAAGAACAACCTTAACACGGCCCTCCTGCCTGACGACGACCCCTTGGCCAAAGATCCCGACGGCCAGTTCCAGTGGCTCGATGACATCCTCAGGCAATTGGCTGCCAGGAAACGCAAG GTGTACGTTATCGGGCACATTCCCCCAGGGACGTTCGAAAGGTACCAGCAGACGAGGGAAGGCTTCCACTGGTACCAGCCTCGGTACAACACGCGTTTTATGGAG GTGGTCCGGCAACACGCCAGCGTCATTGAGGCCCAGTTCTTCGCCCACCACCATACAGACTCCTTCAG GTTGTTCTTCAATGATGCCAAGTCACAGGAAGCGAGATCTCCTGTGTCCTACCAGCTGCTGGTGCCTGGGGTCACCCCCTGGCGCTCTACCCTCTCCAAGGAGACTGGCGCCAACAACCCAGGCATCAGACTGGTCTCCTATGACACCATCACTGGAGAG GTGACGGAGGTCTCTACCTACTACCTGGACTTGGAAGCAGCCAACAGGCTGGGCAGGGCTGAGTGGAAGCTGGAATACAATTTCACCTTCGTCTATAACCTTAAGGCCATTAACCCCACTACGCTCTACAACCTCGCCAAGAAGTTGAAG AACGACCACTTCCTGTTCGATCGTTACTACACCGCGAACACTGTCAGCCTTGAGGACCCATCCGTCTGCAAGGCCAAGTGTCGTCGCCTCCACTGGTGCGCCATCACCGAGGTCAACTACACGCGCTTCTACGAGTGTAACTCGGCTATGAGACTCTCCTGCCACTGGGCCTTCTGTAGTATATTGGCCATCCTGCTCGCGCTGGTGGCACGTTAG
- the LOC139752582 gene encoding uncharacterized protein — MWSFNQKNTRRASLSVSATIKAFTYIIADIVWAWRRMCCLSRDLAMERGPSVGVERGPSVGVERGPSVGVERGPSVGVERGHSGRGAWPLSGRGTWTQRAWKVGQCLVSSDLASLDECEV; from the exons ATGTGGAGTTTT AATCAGAAAAATACACGTAGAGCCTCTCTGAGCGTCAGCGCGACTATCAAAGCCTTTACGTACATTATTGCTGATATAGTGTGGGCCTGGCGGAGGATGTGTTGTCTTAGCCGGGACTTGGCCATGGAACGTGGCCCTTCAGTGGGCGTGGAACGTGGCCCTTCAGTGGGCGTGGAACGTGGCCCCTCAGTGGGGGTGGAACGTGGCCCCTCAGTGGGCGTGGAACGTGGACACAGTGGGCGTGGAGCGTGGCCCCTCAGTGGGCGTGGAACGTGGACACAGCGGGCGTGGAAGGTGGGCCAGTGCCTGGTGAGCTCTGACCTGGCTTCTCTAGATGAGTGTGAGGTGTGA